In Ignisphaera sp., one DNA window encodes the following:
- a CDS encoding tRNA(Met) cytidine acetyltransferase TmcA produces MSNNLKHLTKRAPSYITENFKEFKLRFRKELNKALNGRYRLMVILAGDNAERQGVLCVDILLSYLKWIGNMRKGIKILYVYHDEFNDALYRRMIVERFIKRYVKKHRLDVELEIAVYENSEKYLGITSHALVIDLVNSLKPNDVGRLVNVVEGGGIIIAFTPKWSEWVNRRNLFQMSLAVPQYPEPRNVFTRWFQTITMASKGIYVYDVDGDNIVKFDEEDIPSETIEPISIPNNTMFPKDLYKLALTQDQVNAINAIENLIDNPKNPYIRVSVVLTADRGRGKSCAIGIALAGLIQNMLKHRNRIRIAVTAPAATNVQSLMMLAMKALDTLGLRYEIMKKEDTVIELKSERFSIEYWSPAAVVKQDVDIVAVDEAAGIPVPLIHKIWLKFKRTIFATTIHGYEGAGRGFSIRFLKRIKEDRKTKLVIYEMEEPIRYSRHDPIERWVFRVLLLDAEPDELTEEDMKYIEKKEFIYLKPDVSDLFTIEREKILRSLFGIYVLAHYRNEPDDLGMIADAPHHSVRGLALPNGKIVGAAQLAEEGPIPINYIDSLLRGGKIPGNIIPDRLLKHGRLRDIGNGRGWRIVRIAVHPEIQGRGIGSYFLSMLIREALERNYDWIGSGFGATEELLRFWIKNEFVPVHISPDRNPVSAEYTVLLIKPLTDTWSKIVELLNKEFKMKVIDSLYDTYRDLEVEVAHILLNTEYRYKKDGEECMKTDELTAIQVDRLLSYINGYMTYESCNDVIVRLVKYYWLLPKSCRNLDRFEEMVAIAKVLQGLPWETVADILRNKKSKIIETVRETIVKLTETFIGLNREEAEKFLGGVTLDKYRV; encoded by the coding sequence TTGTCTAATAATCTCAAGCATTTAACGAAACGTGCACCTAGCTACATAACAGAAAATTTTAAGGAATTCAAGTTACGTTTCCGTAAAGAGCTTAATAAAGCGTTAAACGGTAGATATAGATTAATGGTAATACTTGCAGGTGATAATGCAGAAAGACAGGGAGTTTTATGTGTAGATATACTTCTATCTTACCTTAAATGGATAGGGAACATGAGAAAGGGCATAAAGATTCTTTACGTATATCATGATGAGTTCAATGACGCTCTCTACAGGAGGATGATTGTTGAAAGATTCATCAAAAGGTATGTGAAGAAGCATAGACTTGATGTAGAGCTCGAGATAGCTGTTTACGAAAATTCTGAAAAGTATCTTGGTATCACATCCCATGCTCTTGTAATAGATCTTGTAAACAGTTTGAAGCCTAATGATGTTGGTAGACTTGTAAATGTGGTTGAAGGAGGAGGCATAATTATAGCTTTTACACCTAAATGGAGTGAATGGGTCAACAGGAGAAATCTTTTCCAGATGTCTTTAGCTGTTCCACAGTATCCAGAACCTAGAAATGTTTTTACTAGATGGTTTCAGACAATAACTATGGCAAGCAAAGGTATCTATGTATATGACGTCGATGGAGATAATATCGTGAAATTTGATGAAGAGGATATCCCTAGCGAAACAATAGAGCCTATATCCATTCCAAACAATACAATGTTCCCTAAAGATCTCTACAAACTAGCATTAACACAAGATCAGGTTAATGCTATAAACGCTATAGAGAATCTTATCGATAACCCTAAGAATCCGTACATACGGGTGTCCGTAGTTCTTACAGCTGATAGAGGTAGGGGTAAATCTTGTGCCATAGGTATAGCGTTAGCAGGTTTGATTCAGAACATGCTTAAGCATAGGAATAGGATCAGAATCGCTGTTACAGCACCAGCTGCAACTAATGTGCAATCACTTATGATGCTTGCTATGAAGGCTCTGGATACCCTAGGGCTAAGATACGAGATTATGAAGAAAGAGGATACGGTTATCGAGCTTAAGAGCGAAAGATTCAGTATAGAGTATTGGAGTCCTGCAGCTGTAGTTAAACAAGATGTAGATATTGTTGCCGTTGATGAAGCTGCTGGGATACCTGTTCCATTGATTCACAAGATATGGTTAAAGTTTAAGAGAACAATATTTGCAACAACTATCCATGGATACGAAGGTGCAGGTCGAGGTTTCTCCATAAGGTTCCTTAAAAGGATTAAGGAAGACCGAAAAACAAAGCTAGTGATATACGAGATGGAGGAACCCATAAGGTATAGCAGACATGATCCTATAGAGAGATGGGTCTTTCGTGTACTTCTTCTTGATGCAGAACCAGATGAGCTTACAGAAGAAGATATGAAATACATAGAGAAGAAGGAATTCATATACCTCAAACCTGATGTATCAGACCTATTCACTATAGAGAGGGAGAAGATCTTGAGGAGCCTGTTCGGTATCTATGTTCTTGCACACTATAGGAACGAGCCAGACGATCTAGGTATGATAGCTGATGCTCCTCACCATAGTGTTAGAGGCTTGGCTCTCCCTAACGGAAAGATTGTAGGAGCAGCACAACTTGCAGAAGAAGGGCCTATACCAATCAACTACATAGATTCTTTATTGAGAGGAGGTAAGATACCCGGCAACATTATTCCCGATAGATTGCTCAAGCACGGTAGGCTAAGGGATATCGGTAACGGAAGAGGATGGAGGATAGTCAGAATAGCTGTACATCCAGAAATTCAGGGAAGAGGTATAGGTTCCTATTTCTTGTCAATGTTGATCAGAGAAGCTTTAGAGAGAAACTACGATTGGATTGGGAGCGGATTTGGGGCTACCGAGGAGCTTCTCAGGTTTTGGATCAAAAATGAATTTGTGCCTGTACATATTTCTCCTGATAGAAATCCTGTTAGTGCTGAATATACTGTTCTCTTGATAAAGCCTCTTACAGATACATGGAGCAAGATAGTCGAGTTACTAAACAAGGAATTCAAAATGAAGGTGATCGACAGTTTATACGATACCTATAGGGATCTAGAGGTAGAGGTAGCACACATACTACTGAACACAGAATATCGCTACAAAAAAGATGGAGAAGAATGCATGAAAACAGATGAACTTACAGCTATACAGGTCGACAGACTTTTAAGCTATATCAATGGATACATGACTTACGAATCGTGCAACGATGTTATTGTTAGGCTTGTCAAATATTACTGGCTTTTGCCAAAAAGTTGTAGAAATTTGGATAGATTTGAAGAAATGGTGGCTATAGCTAAAGTTCTACAGGGTTTACCGTGGGAAACTGTAGCAGATATTTTGCGCAACAAAAAGAGCAAGATTATAGAGACTGTTAGAGAGACTATCGTAAAGCTTACAGAGACATTCATAGGCTTAAATAGAGAAGAAGCAGAGAAGTTTCTAGGTGGAGTTACATTAGATAAGTATAGGGTGTAG
- the rpl12p gene encoding 50S ribosomal protein P1 has translation MEYVYATLLLHSARKEISEDSLRRVLEAAGIAVDDIRLKSFVAAVKEINIDDVLKTSLAMPVTPVATTSATTAPVAQAAQPSAEKKEEEEKKEAVSEEQLAEGLAALFG, from the coding sequence ATGGAGTATGTATATGCAACACTATTATTACATTCCGCTAGAAAAGAGATTTCAGAAGATAGTCTAAGAAGAGTACTTGAAGCAGCAGGTATAGCTGTAGATGATATAAGGTTGAAATCTTTTGTTGCAGCTGTGAAGGAGATAAACATAGATGATGTGCTGAAAACATCTTTGGCTATGCCTGTGACGCCAGTAGCAACAACATCTGCTACTACTGCTCCAGTAGCTCAAGCTGCACAACCTTCTGCTGAAAAGAAGGAAGAAGAGGAAAAGAAGGAGGCTGTATCAGAAGAACAGCTAGCTGAAGGATTGGCAGCGCTTTTCGGTTAA
- a CDS encoding hotdog fold domain-containing protein, producing MSTEILDNIPLVLRNAIAIRESSRNAKRNCLKILIELNPDILTSHGEIPGGLISMLTIAVAEALATTSIQSNKALLVVNHNVHFLKHPETLNDIEIESCTLSRGERILNISSYTRCGETDVAYALSTFVVEGD from the coding sequence TTGTCTACCGAAATCTTGGATAATATTCCACTAGTTTTAAGAAACGCTATAGCTATACGTGAATCTTCAAGAAATGCTAAAAGAAATTGTCTGAAGATATTGATAGAGCTTAACCCGGATATACTCACATCTCATGGAGAAATACCTGGAGGATTGATATCGATGTTAACTATAGCTGTAGCCGAAGCTCTTGCAACTACATCTATTCAGAGTAATAAGGCGCTTCTAGTCGTTAACCATAATGTACATTTCTTAAAGCATCCCGAAACATTAAATGATATAGAGATCGAAAGTTGCACATTAAGTAGAGGTGAACGAATACTCAACATATCTTCTTACACAAGATGTGGAGAAACAGATGTAGCGTATGCGCTATCCACGTTTGTTGTGGAAGGCGATTAA
- a CDS encoding metallophosphoesterase family protein, which produces MRILAISDIHSYVDLLRTVFEKEPGIEVVVFSGDIAPYQAPFKTLDLIKRAIDIAKMYKVELLIAVPGNIDIADHYDKIVDSVFVNLHKKFIEYREYIFMGLGGSNKTPFRSPFELQDEDIEKILMNIYNSLKNVRNPSKLVLVTHVPPYGTNCDRIYTGENVGSIALRKFIEIVRPLAIFCGHVHESRCVDKINETIVINPGPLSKGFYTIVDIDSSGIKVHPKSIK; this is translated from the coding sequence GTGAGGATCCTGGCTATAAGCGATATCCATAGTTATGTAGATCTACTGAGAACAGTTTTTGAGAAAGAACCAGGCATAGAGGTAGTGGTGTTTTCAGGAGATATAGCTCCCTATCAAGCACCGTTTAAGACTCTAGATCTCATTAAGCGAGCTATAGATATAGCAAAGATGTATAAAGTTGAGCTGCTTATAGCTGTACCAGGAAACATTGATATAGCTGATCACTACGATAAAATAGTAGATAGCGTATTTGTGAACCTGCACAAGAAATTCATAGAGTATAGAGAATACATATTCATGGGTTTAGGAGGCTCAAACAAAACACCCTTTAGATCACCGTTCGAGCTACAAGATGAGGACATAGAGAAGATTCTCATGAATATATACAATTCGTTGAAGAATGTGAGAAATCCATCAAAACTTGTTCTGGTTACCCATGTCCCTCCATATGGAACCAACTGTGATCGTATATATACGGGAGAAAACGTGGGATCAATAGCACTTAGAAAATTTATAGAGATAGTGAGACCTCTAGCAATATTCTGTGGACATGTACATGAATCTAGATGTGTAGATAAAATTAACGAGACTATAGTGATTAACCCTGGACCTCTATCGAAAGGTTTCTACACAATTGTGGATATAGATTCTTCAGGAATCAAAGTGCATCCAAAATCAATTAAATAA
- a CDS encoding CDC48 family AAA ATPase has product MATENEITLRVESARQRDVGRKIARLPRKAFIELKLEPGDYIEIRSGKGVTVALAWNAYPEDENYEIIRIDGFMREVLGVSVGDVVRVRKAHAVPAQKVILAFVEGDFLGADYDPRYKEYYARNLAQYVKRDLLQKPLIRGDIVVVSYFGYFGNPLRLRVVSTIPNQIVYITEMTEIVIRPEPARVAPAGVPRVTWEDIGDLEEVKEKIREIVELPLKHPELFERLGIDPPKGILLYGPPGCGKTLLAKALANETGAYFIAINGPEIMSKYYGESEQRLRQIFEEAEKNAPAIIFIDELDALAPKREEVVGEVEKRVVAQLLTLMDGLKERGRVVVIGATNRPEAVDPALRRPGRFDREIEVPPPDRRARREILAVHTRNVPLSEDVDLDKLAEITHGYTGADLSALVKEAAMNALRRFLKGHAIDLDKPIPSELLQKLKVTMIDFLNAMRNVAPSLMREVLIEVPEVRWDDIGGLDNVKQQLREAVEWPLKYPQIFEQTGIRPPKGILLYGPPGCGKTLLAKAAATESGANFIAVKGPEVLSKWVGESEKAIREIFRRARRAAPALIFFDEIDAIAAMRGHDVSGVTDRIVNQLLTEMDGIEPLRGVVVIGATNRPDLLDPALLRPGRFDRIIYVPPPDLKARYEILKIHTRKIALAEDVDLIELAKMTEGYSGADIENLVREAVMLALREDIRPRPIGYKYFRKAMEQIKPSLTAEGLQAYERVREELTRKMLYM; this is encoded by the coding sequence TTGGCTACAGAGAATGAGATTACTTTAAGAGTTGAATCTGCTAGACAACGTGATGTTGGTAGAAAAATTGCTCGATTGCCACGAAAAGCGTTTATAGAGCTTAAGCTAGAGCCTGGCGACTACATAGAGATCAGAAGCGGTAAAGGTGTTACAGTAGCTTTAGCATGGAATGCATATCCTGAGGACGAGAATTACGAGATTATAAGGATCGACGGATTCATGAGGGAGGTATTGGGTGTTAGTGTAGGAGATGTTGTTAGGGTTAGAAAAGCTCATGCAGTACCTGCACAAAAGGTTATATTAGCTTTTGTTGAAGGTGATTTTCTTGGAGCTGATTATGATCCAAGATATAAGGAATATTATGCTCGCAATCTTGCTCAATATGTTAAAAGAGATCTTCTTCAGAAGCCTTTGATAAGAGGTGATATTGTTGTTGTTTCTTATTTTGGTTACTTTGGAAATCCATTGAGACTTAGAGTTGTATCAACTATACCAAATCAGATTGTATATATTACTGAAATGACTGAGATAGTTATAAGGCCTGAGCCTGCTAGAGTAGCTCCTGCTGGTGTTCCAAGAGTTACATGGGAAGATATAGGAGATCTCGAGGAAGTTAAGGAAAAGATTAGAGAAATTGTTGAATTACCTCTAAAGCATCCGGAGCTTTTCGAGAGATTAGGTATTGATCCGCCTAAGGGTATTCTTCTTTATGGTCCTCCTGGTTGTGGAAAAACATTGTTAGCAAAAGCTCTTGCTAATGAAACGGGCGCCTACTTTATTGCTATAAATGGTCCAGAGATAATGTCTAAATACTATGGAGAATCCGAACAGAGACTTAGACAGATATTTGAAGAAGCGGAAAAGAATGCTCCAGCAATAATATTTATAGATGAGCTAGATGCTCTTGCACCTAAAAGAGAGGAGGTTGTTGGCGAGGTCGAGAAAAGAGTTGTAGCACAGCTTCTAACGCTTATGGATGGTCTTAAAGAGAGAGGTAGAGTAGTTGTTATAGGTGCTACCAACAGGCCCGAAGCTGTTGACCCCGCATTAAGAAGACCTGGTAGATTTGATAGAGAGATAGAGGTACCTCCACCAGATAGAAGAGCTAGAAGAGAGATACTAGCGGTACATACACGAAATGTACCTCTATCAGAAGATGTCGATCTAGATAAACTTGCGGAGATTACTCATGGCTATACAGGTGCAGATCTATCTGCATTAGTGAAGGAAGCTGCTATGAATGCTTTAAGGAGATTTCTTAAAGGTCATGCAATAGATTTAGATAAACCCATACCTTCAGAGCTACTTCAAAAACTTAAGGTAACAATGATAGATTTCCTTAACGCTATGCGTAATGTAGCTCCATCGCTTATGAGAGAAGTACTTATAGAGGTACCAGAAGTCCGATGGGATGATATAGGCGGTCTTGATAACGTTAAACAGCAGCTTAGAGAAGCAGTTGAATGGCCTTTAAAATATCCTCAAATATTTGAGCAAACCGGTATAAGGCCTCCCAAGGGTATTCTTCTTTATGGTCCTCCTGGTTGTGGAAAAACATTGTTAGCAAAAGCTGCAGCTACAGAAAGTGGTGCAAACTTTATTGCTGTTAAAGGACCTGAGGTTTTGAGCAAATGGGTAGGTGAATCTGAAAAAGCTATCAGAGAAATATTTAGACGTGCTAGAAGAGCTGCACCAGCTTTGATATTCTTTGACGAGATAGATGCTATAGCCGCTATGCGGGGCCATGATGTCTCGGGTGTTACGGATAGGATAGTAAATCAGCTTTTAACAGAAATGGATGGAATAGAGCCTCTCAGAGGTGTAGTTGTTATAGGTGCTACCAATAGACCTGATCTACTAGATCCAGCTCTTCTAAGACCCGGTAGGTTTGATAGAATCATCTACGTACCTCCACCAGATCTTAAAGCTAGATACGAGATTCTCAAGATACATACAAGGAAGATAGCTTTAGCAGAAGATGTTGATCTCATTGAATTAGCTAAAATGACAGAAGGATACAGTGGAGCAGACATAGAGAATCTCGTCAGAGAAGCCGTAATGCTTGCACTTAGAGAAGATATAAGACCTAGACCTATAGGTTATAAGTACTTCAGGAAAGCTATGGAGCAGATTAAGCCTAGTCTCACAGCAGAAGGTCTTCAAGCATATGAAAGAGTTAGAGAAGAACTGACAAGAAAAATGCTCTACATGTAG
- a CDS encoding endonuclease NucS: MKICSDIDQSSCTIIAKILNMYKKEWVIVIVGQTSIEYIGRASSYAYPANRMIIAKPDGSLLVHESTRVDPLNWQPPKSSSYFECVGDKLRLRSTRDKPYEEVFIEFIEIDFIKICKLSTTKLSIVGRESDLIKLIVSNPQVLTLAEEVSIVGIDIPTPYGKIDILIKKDNTMIVVEVKNEKAGVPAVAQLKRYVEYYLSQNHKVEGILIAPEITQEALALMNREGFRFIALHELVGKSRPNPTLEKFININKT, translated from the coding sequence ATGAAGATATGCAGCGATATCGACCAATCTAGTTGCACAATCATAGCTAAGATCCTTAACATGTATAAAAAGGAGTGGGTTATAGTTATAGTTGGTCAAACAAGTATAGAGTACATAGGTAGAGCATCTTCATATGCATATCCCGCTAACCGTATGATTATAGCTAAGCCAGATGGATCTCTATTAGTTCACGAATCAACACGTGTAGATCCACTCAATTGGCAACCACCGAAATCTTCATCATACTTTGAGTGCGTAGGAGATAAACTTAGGCTTAGATCTACTAGAGATAAACCTTATGAAGAAGTCTTCATAGAGTTCATCGAGATAGACTTCATAAAGATATGCAAACTCTCGACAACAAAACTCAGTATTGTAGGAAGAGAATCAGATTTAATTAAATTGATTGTTTCGAATCCACAGGTTTTGACCCTAGCTGAAGAAGTCTCTATAGTTGGTATAGATATACCTACACCTTACGGTAAGATAGATATACTGATTAAGAAAGACAACACCATGATTGTAGTTGAGGTTAAGAACGAAAAGGCTGGTGTTCCAGCTGTTGCTCAACTCAAAAGATACGTGGAATACTATCTATCCCAGAACCACAAAGTTGAGGGAATATTGATTGCCCCCGAAATTACTCAAGAAGCATTAGCTTTAATGAATAGAGAAGGTTTTAGGTTTATAGCTCTTCATGAACTTGTGGGTAAGAGCAGACCTAATCCGACTCTAGAAAAGTTCATTAATATAAACAAGACATAG
- the twy1 gene encoding 4-demethylwyosine synthase TYW1 — MTYNAVAVHQRDDQVLNILHKQKYHIVGSHSAVKKCYWIHKTLTEKMFCYKAKFYGIESHRCIQFSPAVLWCWNYCLHCWRYRPGSDHGFRTIEAVDDPRFIAEMVVKEHKRTVSGYKKYPNVDRKMYEESLNPKHVAISLTGEATLYPRLGELIEEFHRMNLTTFLVTRGIRPEILANLGTEPTQLYVSLEAFDEDNYRYFNNPVYPNLWKRTLETLEVLPSFSSPTVVRLTLIRSFNMNLRAVSEWVKLLKIAEPTFIEIKAYMHIGTSILRLSRDDMPSHKEVREIAIEIANRLGYNIVSESVPSRVVLLSRLDKPVIRYGNPPVSWYDKDLLDEYSGEYGVLDDFI, encoded by the coding sequence ATGACCTACAACGCTGTAGCTGTTCATCAGAGAGATGATCAGGTTTTAAATATTCTGCATAAACAGAAGTACCATATTGTGGGAAGTCATAGTGCTGTAAAGAAGTGTTACTGGATCCATAAGACGCTTACCGAAAAAATGTTCTGTTATAAGGCTAAATTCTATGGTATAGAATCCCATAGATGTATACAGTTTTCTCCAGCTGTATTGTGGTGTTGGAATTACTGTCTACATTGCTGGAGATATAGACCTGGTTCAGATCATGGATTCAGAACAATAGAGGCTGTTGATGATCCTAGATTCATAGCAGAAATGGTCGTGAAAGAACATAAGAGAACTGTGAGCGGCTATAAGAAGTATCCTAACGTGGATAGGAAGATGTACGAAGAGTCTCTGAATCCGAAGCATGTAGCTATAAGCTTAACTGGTGAAGCAACGCTTTACCCAAGGCTTGGCGAGCTTATAGAGGAATTCCATAGAATGAATCTAACAACATTTCTAGTCACAAGAGGGATAAGGCCAGAGATACTTGCCAACTTGGGTACAGAACCTACACAACTCTACGTATCTCTAGAGGCATTTGATGAAGATAATTATAGATACTTCAATAACCCTGTCTATCCAAATCTATGGAAGAGAACCCTAGAGACTTTAGAGGTTTTACCGAGCTTCTCATCTCCAACAGTTGTTAGGTTGACATTGATTAGAAGTTTCAATATGAATCTTAGAGCAGTTAGTGAGTGGGTGAAGTTGCTGAAGATAGCTGAACCAACCTTTATAGAGATTAAAGCGTATATGCATATAGGGACATCAATATTGAGGTTGAGTAGAGATGATATGCCTAGCCATAAAGAGGTTAGAGAGATAGCTATAGAGATAGCTAATAGATTAGGGTACAATATTGTTTCTGAAAGTGTTCCCAGTAGAGTGGTTCTTCTCTCAAGACTCGATAAACCTGTTATAAGATACGGTAATCCTCCTGTAAGCTGGTATGATAAAGATCTACTGGATGAGTATTCAGGTGAATATGGGGTTTTAGACGACTTTATTTAA